In Opitutaceae bacterium TAV5, one genomic interval encodes:
- a CDS encoding anti-sigma factor antagonist — protein MPETAQPAFFVDPDSDPVVIRIEGRASFVNSTSLHDFFTEAFRMGKRRFVIDFLRCSTMDSTFLGVLAGAALEVRRFAPPGSLVISRVGPRNLELVRNLGLHRLLTVDTGDSLPAGAATATTDKALPSGPALDEVESARHVLAAHENLVAADAGNLAKFQDVLTFLKNRISEG, from the coding sequence ATGCCCGAGACTGCACAGCCCGCTTTTTTCGTCGATCCTGACTCCGATCCGGTGGTGATCCGGATCGAGGGCCGCGCGTCTTTCGTCAACAGCACCAGTCTCCATGATTTTTTCACCGAAGCCTTCCGCATGGGAAAGCGGCGCTTCGTGATCGATTTCCTGCGTTGTTCGACGATGGACAGCACGTTTCTGGGCGTGCTGGCCGGGGCCGCGCTGGAGGTGCGCCGGTTCGCCCCGCCGGGCAGCCTCGTCATCAGCCGGGTGGGACCGCGCAATCTGGAACTCGTGCGCAATCTCGGGCTGCACCGTCTCCTGACGGTCGATACGGGCGACAGCCTCCCGGCCGGCGCCGCGACGGCGACGACGGACAAGGCGCTGCCCTCGGGCCCGGCGCTCGACGAAGTGGAAAGCGCCCGCCATGTCCTCGCGGCGCACGAGAATCTCGTCGCGGCCGATGCCGGGAACCTCGCGAAATTCCAGGACGTCCTCACGTTCCTGAAAAACCGGATCAGCGAAGGTTAG
- a CDS encoding nitrogen regulatory protein P-II 1 (indirectly regulates nitrogen metabolism; at high nitrogen levels P-II prevents the phosphorylation of NR-I, the transcriptional activator of the glutamine synthetase gene (glnA); at low nitrogen levels P-II is uridylylated to form PII-UMP and interacts with an adenylyltransferase (GlnE) that activates GlnA), translated as MKLILAIIKPFKLEQVREALTEIGVAGMTVTETKGYGRQKGHTEVYRGTEYVIEFLPKAEIEIVVPDELAARAIDTIVASAKTGKIGDGKIFVYPVEDVIRVRTEERGDVAI; from the coding sequence ATGAAGCTCATCCTCGCGATCATCAAACCCTTCAAACTCGAACAGGTGCGTGAAGCCCTCACCGAAATCGGCGTCGCCGGCATGACCGTCACCGAGACCAAGGGTTACGGCCGCCAGAAGGGGCACACGGAAGTGTATCGCGGCACCGAATACGTGATCGAGTTTCTCCCCAAGGCCGAGATCGAGATCGTCGTGCCCGACGAACTCGCCGCCCGCGCCATCGACACGATCGTCGCCTCGGCCAAAACCGGCAAGATCGGCGACGGCAAGATCTTCGTCTACCCCGTCGAGGACGTCATCCGCGTGCGCACCGAGGAACGCGGCGACGTGGCGATCTGA